The Metabacillus litoralis genome contains a region encoding:
- the gmk gene encoding guanylate kinase, translated as MKERGLLIVLSGPSGVGKGTVRKELFSQEDTAFEYSISMTTRKPREGEVDGVDYFFKSREEFEELITQNKLLEWAEYVGNYYGTPVDYVEKTLSEGKDVFLEIEVQGALQVRNAFPEGLFIFLSPPSLNELKNRIVTRGTESEELINNRMKVAKEEIIMMDAYDYVVENDNVLFACDRIKAIVTAEHCRRERVAPRYKKILEVE; from the coding sequence ATAAAAGAAAGAGGATTATTAATCGTCCTATCAGGGCCTTCAGGTGTAGGAAAAGGAACGGTTAGAAAAGAGTTATTTTCACAAGAGGACACAGCATTTGAATATTCGATTTCAATGACAACGAGAAAACCACGTGAAGGAGAAGTGGATGGAGTTGACTATTTCTTTAAATCTCGAGAGGAATTTGAGGAATTAATTACTCAAAATAAGTTGCTTGAATGGGCGGAATACGTAGGAAACTATTATGGTACTCCAGTTGATTATGTAGAAAAAACATTGAGTGAGGGTAAGGATGTGTTCTTAGAAATAGAGGTGCAAGGTGCCTTGCAGGTAAGAAATGCATTTCCTGAAGGACTTTTTATCTTTTTAAGTCCTCCGAGCTTAAATGAGCTTAAAAACAGAATAGTTACAAGAGGTACTGAGTCAGAAGAACTTATTAACAATCGTATGAAGGTAGCAAAGGAAGAAATTATCATGATGGATGCCTATGACTATGTCGTAGAAAATGATAATGTTTTATTTGCTTGTGATAGAATTAAAGCGATTGTTACAGCAGAACATTGCCGTCGTGAACGAGTAGCACCTAGATATAAAAAAATTCTGGAGGTTGAATAA
- the rpoZ gene encoding DNA-directed RNA polymerase subunit omega: MLYPSIDVLMNKLDSKYTLVTVAAKRAREMQELSDQQIAKPVSYKYVGKALEEINAGLLNYKRTEK; the protein is encoded by the coding sequence ATGTTATATCCATCTATTGATGTTTTAATGAATAAATTAGATTCTAAGTACACGTTGGTAACAGTTGCAGCTAAACGTGCTCGTGAAATGCAGGAGTTAAGTGATCAACAGATCGCAAAGCCGGTTTCATATAAGTATGTTGGAAAAGCCCTTGAAGAAATTAATGCTGGACTATTAAATTACAAACGAACTGAAAAATAA
- the coaBC gene encoding bifunctional phosphopantothenoylcysteine decarboxylase/phosphopantothenate--cysteine ligase CoaBC, which translates to MLSRKKILLCVSGGIAVYKAAALTSKLVQAGAEVKVIMSDSAIEFVSPLTFQALSRNDVYYDTFDEKNSKVIAHIDLADWADLVLVAPATANIIGKLANGIADNMLTTTLLATTANVWIAPAMNVHMYDHPAVQKNIQTLYEFGYRFIEPSEGFLACGYVGKGRLEEPEKIVSLLTNFFEQKEFGTPLNGFNIMVTAGPTREKVDPVRYFTNHSTGKMGYSIAEEAAKLGANVTLITGPTSLTPPPNVTTIKIESAQEMYEQVIKRYPNIDVVIKSAAVADYRPINIHEQKLKKQNENLTIELAKTTDILKELGQKKSHQLLVGFAAETNDLDVYAKKKLATKNLDLIVANNVTTEGAGFGTDTNIVTIYDKSLNKMELPLMSKKEVAKNILLKVNDMLKDVK; encoded by the coding sequence ATGTTATCAAGAAAAAAAATATTATTATGTGTAAGTGGGGGCATTGCTGTATATAAGGCTGCGGCATTAACTAGTAAATTGGTACAAGCTGGTGCAGAAGTAAAGGTTATTATGAGTGATTCAGCCATTGAGTTTGTTTCACCTTTAACATTTCAAGCACTTTCAAGAAATGATGTGTATTATGACACTTTTGATGAAAAAAATTCAAAAGTTATTGCACATATAGACCTTGCAGATTGGGCAGATCTTGTTCTTGTAGCTCCAGCGACCGCAAATATTATTGGGAAACTTGCTAATGGGATCGCTGATAATATGTTGACCACAACATTATTAGCTACCACAGCAAATGTGTGGATCGCCCCAGCAATGAATGTACATATGTACGACCATCCAGCTGTACAGAAAAATATCCAAACACTTTACGAATTTGGATACCGTTTTATTGAGCCTAGTGAAGGTTTTTTAGCTTGTGGATATGTAGGGAAAGGTAGATTAGAAGAACCTGAAAAAATAGTCTCTTTGTTGACGAATTTCTTTGAACAAAAGGAGTTTGGAACGCCATTAAATGGATTTAACATAATGGTAACTGCTGGTCCAACGAGAGAAAAGGTAGATCCCGTAAGATATTTTACGAATCATTCTACAGGTAAAATGGGCTATTCAATTGCTGAGGAGGCTGCAAAGCTTGGAGCAAATGTAACGCTAATAACAGGACCGACTTCATTAACACCACCACCAAATGTTACAACAATTAAAATTGAATCAGCACAAGAGATGTATGAGCAAGTAATTAAACGTTATCCGAACATAGATGTTGTTATCAAGTCAGCTGCTGTGGCAGATTACCGACCAATAAACATACATGAGCAAAAGCTAAAAAAACAAAATGAAAATTTAACAATTGAACTTGCTAAAACGACAGACATCCTTAAAGAGCTAGGACAGAAAAAATCACATCAATTGTTAGTAGGGTTTGCCGCAGAGACAAATGATCTTGATGTGTATGCCAAAAAGAAATTGGCAACTAAAAACCTTGACTTAATTGTGGCTAATAATGTCACAACGGAAGGAGCAGGGTTTGGAACAGACACAAATATTGTGACAATTTATGATAAATCCTTAAACAAAATGGAACTTCCACTTATGTCCAAAAAAGAAGTGGCTAAAAACATACTATTAAAAGTTAATGACATGCTAAAGGATGTTAAATGA
- the priA gene encoding primosomal protein N': protein MKYASVIVDVPSMQTDRSFDYKIPEEWQGFLTPGMRVVVPFGPRKVQGFVVETKEHSDFKRLKSITECLDLTPCLTKELLQVGHWLTEKTLCFKISAFQAMLPAAMKAKYEKVLSLTQDEHFLNISDQLKPFFQKQSQVDFKEIEQAVSLKTIQKDIENGYVELIYKVKQKGNKKRIKMINLNVSFSELEDKMNNIPVNAKKQLEVLQYFKDHEVKTITLQDLLAATNVSDASVKALIAKEILSEKYQEVYRDPYQDREFKKTNALLLNDEQQQAIMPILSSIEENEHHVFLMYGVTGSGKTEVYLQSIEEVLKNGKEAIVLVPEISLTPQMVNRFKGRFGSKVAVLHSGLSTGEKYDEWRKIQRKEVQLVVGARSAIFAPFENLGMIIIDEEHESSYKQEENPRYHARDVAIYRARNHHCPVVLGSATPTLESFARAQKGVYKLLSLKERVNKRSMPTVDIVDMREELRNGNRSMFSTSLIEKLTERLEKGEQSVLFLNKRGYSSFVMCRDCGFVIQCPHCDISLTYHRYGQQLKCHYCGHEEHMPNVCPECQSEHIRFFGTGTQRVEEELVKVLPESRIIRMDVDTTGRKGAHEKLLTKFGNKEADILLGTQMIAKGLDFPDVTLVGVLTADTMLHLPDFRASEKTFQLLTQVSGRAGRHELPGEVIIQTYTPEHYSIQLASQYDYDAFFEQEMFLRKSHAYPPYYYLTLITISHPEITKVVAVTEKIVQYLNRNLSNTTKILGPVASPIPRIKDRYRYQCMVKYKRENNLHETLRKIIDHFQQEMSSDDLAITIDLSPNTMM from the coding sequence ATGAAGTATGCGAGTGTAATCGTTGATGTTCCTTCAATGCAAACAGATCGGTCCTTTGATTATAAAATACCTGAAGAGTGGCAAGGCTTCTTAACACCAGGTATGCGGGTCGTTGTACCGTTTGGCCCAAGAAAGGTCCAAGGTTTTGTAGTTGAGACAAAAGAACATTCTGATTTTAAACGTTTAAAATCGATTACTGAATGTCTGGATTTAACGCCTTGTTTAACAAAAGAGCTATTACAGGTTGGTCACTGGTTAACAGAAAAAACACTATGTTTTAAGATCTCTGCCTTTCAAGCCATGCTACCAGCCGCTATGAAGGCGAAATATGAAAAGGTGTTATCTCTAACACAAGATGAACATTTTCTTAACATTTCTGATCAATTAAAACCATTTTTTCAAAAACAAAGTCAAGTTGATTTTAAAGAGATCGAACAAGCTGTCTCTTTAAAAACGATACAAAAAGATATTGAAAATGGGTATGTGGAGCTTATCTATAAAGTAAAACAAAAGGGAAATAAAAAAAGAATTAAAATGATTAATCTTAATGTTTCATTTTCCGAGTTGGAAGATAAGATGAATAACATACCTGTTAACGCTAAAAAGCAATTAGAAGTGTTGCAATATTTTAAAGATCACGAAGTGAAGACGATTACTTTACAAGATTTATTAGCAGCAACGAATGTATCAGATGCCTCTGTTAAAGCATTAATTGCAAAAGAAATTTTAAGTGAAAAATATCAAGAGGTTTATCGTGACCCCTATCAAGACCGTGAATTCAAGAAAACAAATGCTCTTTTATTGAATGATGAACAACAGCAAGCGATTATGCCTATTCTATCTTCAATAGAAGAAAATGAACATCATGTATTTCTAATGTATGGGGTAACAGGAAGTGGAAAAACCGAGGTGTATCTTCAATCGATTGAAGAAGTGTTGAAAAATGGAAAGGAAGCGATCGTCCTAGTTCCAGAAATTTCGCTCACACCACAAATGGTAAATAGATTTAAAGGAAGATTTGGTTCAAAAGTGGCTGTTCTTCATAGTGGACTTTCAACAGGAGAAAAATATGATGAATGGAGAAAAATACAGCGTAAAGAAGTTCAATTAGTTGTAGGTGCCAGGTCGGCGATTTTTGCTCCATTTGAAAACCTAGGTATGATTATTATTGATGAAGAACATGAATCAAGTTATAAACAAGAGGAGAATCCTCGATATCATGCTCGAGATGTCGCCATTTATCGGGCTAGAAATCACCATTGTCCGGTTGTACTAGGTAGTGCAACACCAACGTTAGAATCATTTGCTCGTGCTCAAAAAGGTGTGTACAAGCTTCTTTCTTTAAAAGAGCGTGTGAATAAAAGGTCGATGCCAACTGTTGATATTGTTGACATGAGAGAAGAATTGCGAAATGGAAATCGTTCAATGTTTTCAACCTCTTTAATAGAAAAGTTAACTGAAAGACTAGAAAAGGGTGAGCAATCAGTCTTATTTCTGAATAAAAGAGGTTACTCCTCGTTTGTTATGTGTCGTGACTGTGGGTTTGTCATTCAATGCCCACACTGTGATATATCCCTAACTTACCATAGATATGGGCAACAGCTTAAATGTCATTATTGTGGACATGAAGAACATATGCCAAACGTTTGTCCGGAATGTCAAAGTGAACACATAAGATTCTTTGGAACAGGTACACAAAGGGTTGAAGAGGAATTGGTCAAAGTGTTACCAGAATCTCGGATTATCAGAATGGATGTTGATACAACTGGAAGAAAAGGTGCTCACGAAAAATTACTAACAAAGTTTGGAAATAAAGAAGCGGATATTTTACTAGGTACACAAATGATTGCAAAAGGCCTTGATTTTCCAGATGTAACATTAGTTGGAGTTTTAACTGCCGACACAATGCTACACTTACCTGACTTCCGAGCTTCTGAAAAAACATTTCAGCTATTAACACAAGTAAGTGGGAGAGCGGGAAGACATGAGCTTCCTGGTGAAGTTATCATTCAAACATATACACCAGAACATTATAGTATCCAATTAGCAAGTCAGTATGATTATGATGCTTTTTTTGAACAAGAAATGTTTCTTCGAAAATCCCATGCATACCCACCGTATTATTATTTAACACTTATAACAATTTCTCATCCAGAAATTACAAAAGTAGTTGCTGTAACGGAAAAAATCGTTCAGTACTTAAACAGAAATTTATCGAACACAACAAAAATCCTCGGACCAGTCGCATCACCTATCCCAAGGATCAAAGATAGATATCGATATCAATGCATGGTAAAATACAAACGGGAAAACAACTTACATGAGACTTTACGCAAAATCATTGATCATTTCCAGCAAGAAATGAGTTCAGATGATCTAGCGATTACGATAGATTTAAGTCCAAACACTATGATGTAA
- the def gene encoding peptide deformylase — MAVKPIVMFPDEVLERPCDKVTVFDKKLTKLLADMYDTMIENDGVGLAAPQIGISQQIAIVDIDDHHGTIELINPEIIEHRGKQTGPEGCLSFPGLFGEVSRADYVKVRTCNRKGKVKVIEAEGFLARAIQHEMDHLEGILFTSKVEKYLDEEDLESAEG; from the coding sequence TTGGCTGTAAAACCAATTGTTATGTTTCCGGATGAGGTATTAGAAAGGCCGTGTGACAAAGTAACAGTTTTTGATAAAAAATTAACAAAGCTTTTAGCTGATATGTACGATACCATGATAGAAAATGATGGGGTAGGTTTAGCCGCACCACAGATAGGCATTTCTCAACAAATTGCGATTGTTGATATAGATGATCACCACGGAACAATCGAGTTAATTAACCCTGAAATAATAGAGCATCGTGGTAAGCAAACAGGTCCTGAAGGATGTTTAAGCTTTCCAGGTTTATTTGGCGAAGTAAGCCGGGCGGATTATGTAAAAGTTCGTACATGTAATCGTAAAGGAAAAGTGAAAGTAATCGAGGCTGAAGGGTTTCTTGCTCGGGCGATTCAACATGAAATGGATCACTTAGAGGGAATTTTATTTACATCAAAAGTAGAAAAATATTTAGACGAAGAAGATCTTGAAAGTGCGGAAGGATGA
- the fmt gene encoding methionyl-tRNA formyltransferase — protein sequence MTKIVFMGTPDFSVPALRSLVEEGYNVVGVVTQPDRPKGRKKTLTPPPVKVEAEKHNIKVLQPEKIRHEVETVLELEPDLIVTAAFGQILPKELLEAPKHGCINVHASLLPELRGGAPIHYSILQGKTKTGITIMYMAEKLDAGDILTQAEVEIDEKDTVGTLHDKLSEAGVKLLIDTIPPLLEGKIEPQKQDDSKATFASNIKREQEKIDWTKPGEEIYNQIRGLNPWPVAFTSFQDQPLKIWWSEKVVNKNESTPGTIIGFDQDGFVVATGNDTAIKITELQPSGKKRMRGEDYLRGTTMTVGEKLGDEDEKQNDRT from the coding sequence ATGACAAAAATTGTTTTTATGGGAACACCTGATTTTTCTGTTCCGGCTTTAAGAAGTCTGGTTGAAGAGGGCTATAATGTTGTAGGAGTTGTTACTCAACCTGATCGACCAAAAGGAAGAAAGAAAACATTAACTCCTCCTCCTGTTAAAGTTGAAGCTGAAAAACATAATATTAAGGTTCTTCAACCAGAAAAAATACGTCATGAAGTTGAAACTGTTTTAGAATTGGAACCAGATTTAATTGTAACAGCTGCTTTTGGCCAAATTTTACCTAAAGAGCTTTTAGAAGCCCCTAAACATGGATGTATTAATGTTCATGCTTCACTATTACCAGAATTAAGAGGTGGAGCACCAATTCATTATTCGATCTTACAAGGGAAAACTAAAACAGGTATTACCATCATGTATATGGCTGAAAAGCTGGATGCTGGCGATATTTTAACACAAGCTGAAGTGGAAATTGATGAAAAGGATACAGTAGGTACTCTTCATGACAAGCTTAGTGAAGCAGGAGTTAAGCTCTTAATAGATACTATTCCACCACTATTAGAAGGAAAAATAGAACCGCAAAAGCAAGATGATTCTAAAGCTACTTTTGCTTCTAATATTAAAAGGGAACAAGAAAAGATTGATTGGACAAAGCCTGGAGAGGAAATATATAACCAAATAAGAGGACTTAACCCATGGCCTGTTGCGTTTACTAGCTTTCAAGATCAACCATTAAAAATATGGTGGAGTGAGAAGGTGGTAAATAAAAATGAATCCACACCAGGAACGATTATTGGATTTGACCAAGATGGGTTTGTTGTTGCAACAGGAAATGATACTGCGATAAAAATAACGGAATTACAACCTTCAGGTAAAAAAAGAATGCGTGGGGAAGATTATTTAAGAGGGACCACAATGACAGTTGGTGAGAAATTAGGCGATGAAGATGAAAAACAAAATGACCGTACGTGA
- the rsmB gene encoding 16S rRNA (cytosine(967)-C(5))-methyltransferase RsmB, which yields MKMKNKMTVRDVAVETLLQIEKNQAYSNLLLNSMIKKYQVNTKDISLLTEIVYGTLQRKDTLDYYLENFLKKSKKIDAWVRILLRISVYQMVYLDRVPERAIFFEAVEIAKKRGHKGISSFVNGVLRSLQREGLSDINQIADPVERLSIKTSHPKWLVEKWIDQYGYEETEKMCEANLTPPSQTARVNQTKMTVDELMKTLNQNGVSVEHGDLAVDAIKGTKGNLALTDAFSEGFLTIQDESSMLVARALNPQIGETVLDACAAPGGKSTHIAERMEGTGTVHSLDLHEHKVKLIKQQAERLDLTNIQAEALDSRLAGDRFEKDKFDRILVDAPCSGFGVIRRKPDIKYTKSPEDVLKLAELQKNILHAVAPLLKSNGVLVYSTCTIDREENTDVIQSFLKNHPEFELDQGAIHHFPEKLHPYFKGGEVQLLPHYFGTDGFYIVCLRKKG from the coding sequence ATGAAGATGAAAAACAAAATGACCGTACGTGATGTGGCTGTTGAAACATTACTTCAAATCGAGAAAAATCAAGCATATAGTAACTTACTTTTAAATTCTATGATAAAGAAATATCAAGTAAATACAAAAGATATTTCTTTATTAACTGAAATTGTATATGGAACTTTACAACGAAAAGATACCCTTGATTATTATTTAGAGAACTTTTTAAAGAAATCAAAAAAAATCGATGCGTGGGTAAGAATTTTGCTTCGCATCTCGGTTTATCAAATGGTTTATCTGGATCGTGTACCTGAGCGAGCAATTTTTTTTGAAGCAGTAGAAATTGCTAAAAAAAGAGGTCATAAGGGAATCTCTTCTTTTGTTAATGGTGTACTAAGATCGCTACAAAGAGAGGGTTTATCAGATATAAATCAGATTGCTGATCCTGTTGAAAGACTTTCGATTAAAACGAGTCACCCTAAATGGTTAGTAGAAAAGTGGATAGATCAGTATGGATATGAAGAAACAGAAAAAATGTGTGAAGCTAATTTAACACCACCATCACAAACTGCCCGTGTAAATCAAACAAAAATGACTGTTGATGAACTAATGAAGACATTAAACCAAAATGGTGTAAGTGTAGAACATGGTGATCTAGCAGTTGATGCAATTAAAGGGACAAAAGGAAACCTTGCTTTGACTGATGCGTTCTCTGAAGGGTTTTTAACGATTCAGGATGAAAGTTCAATGCTGGTTGCAAGAGCGCTGAATCCACAAATTGGTGAAACAGTTTTAGATGCTTGTGCTGCACCTGGAGGAAAGTCTACTCATATAGCTGAAAGAATGGAAGGAACAGGTACTGTTCACTCATTGGATTTACATGAGCATAAAGTAAAGCTAATTAAACAACAAGCAGAACGACTTGATTTAACAAATATTCAAGCAGAGGCTTTAGACAGTAGACTTGCAGGAGACCGTTTTGAAAAAGATAAGTTTGACCGAATTTTAGTAGATGCGCCATGCTCGGGATTTGGTGTTATTCGAAGAAAGCCGGATATAAAATATACAAAATCTCCTGAAGATGTTCTAAAGCTTGCTGAGTTACAGAAAAATATCTTACATGCTGTTGCCCCTTTATTAAAAAGTAATGGTGTGTTAGTTTATAGTACATGTACAATTGACCGAGAAGAAAACACGGATGTTATTCAATCATTCTTAAAAAATCATCCTGAGTTTGAACTTGATCAGGGTGCAATTCATCATTTTCCTGAAAAACTTCATCCATATTTTAAGGGTGGAGAAGTACAACTGTTACCACATTACTTTGGAACAGACGGATTTTATATAGTATGTTTACGAAAGAAGGGTTAA
- the rlmN gene encoding 23S rRNA (adenine(2503)-C(2))-methyltransferase RlmN — protein MFTKEGLKLEQAKATRIKKDNLEKKSNPSIYSLELHELEDWLKDHGEKAFRANQIFEWLYTKRATSFEDMSNLSKSLRTLLSENFTLTTLNTLIQQTSKDGTIKFLFELHDGYSIETVLMRHEYGNSVCVTTQVGCRIGCTFCASTLGGLKRNLEAGEIVAQVVKVQQALDEFEERVSHVVIMGIGEPFDNYDEMMSFLKIINHDKGLNIGARHITVSTSGIIPKIYKFADEKLQINFAISLHAPNTELRTKLMPINKAYKLPDLMEAVRYYVDKTGRRVSFEYGLFGGENDQVEHAEELAQLVKGLKCHINLIPVNYVPERNYVRTPKEQIKLFEDTLKKHGVNVTTRREQGHDIDAACGQLRAKERKEETR, from the coding sequence ATGTTTACGAAAGAAGGGTTAAAATTGGAACAAGCAAAAGCAACGAGGATTAAAAAAGACAACTTAGAGAAGAAGAGCAACCCATCCATTTATTCTTTAGAACTTCATGAGCTTGAAGATTGGCTAAAAGATCATGGAGAAAAAGCGTTCAGAGCGAACCAGATTTTTGAATGGCTTTATACAAAGCGTGCAACAAGCTTTGAGGATATGTCAAATCTCTCAAAGAGCTTAAGAACACTATTAAGTGAGAATTTTACTTTAACAACATTAAATACGTTAATTCAACAAACTTCAAAAGACGGGACAATTAAGTTTCTTTTTGAACTTCATGATGGATACTCTATTGAAACGGTTTTAATGAGACATGAATATGGGAATTCTGTATGTGTAACTACACAAGTTGGGTGTAGAATTGGTTGTACATTCTGTGCTTCAACTTTAGGTGGTTTAAAAAGAAATTTAGAAGCTGGTGAAATTGTTGCTCAAGTTGTAAAAGTTCAACAAGCCCTTGACGAATTTGAAGAGCGTGTCAGTCATGTAGTGATTATGGGAATAGGTGAGCCTTTTGATAATTATGATGAAATGATGTCATTTTTGAAAATTATTAATCATGATAAAGGCTTAAATATTGGAGCTAGACACATTACAGTTTCTACTAGTGGAATTATTCCGAAAATCTATAAGTTTGCTGATGAAAAGCTACAAATTAACTTTGCAATTTCTCTACATGCACCAAATACTGAGTTGAGAACGAAACTAATGCCGATTAATAAAGCATACAAGCTACCAGATCTTATGGAAGCAGTAAGATACTATGTAGATAAGACTGGACGACGTGTAAGTTTTGAATATGGATTATTTGGTGGAGAAAATGATCAGGTAGAGCATGCTGAAGAACTTGCACAATTAGTGAAAGGGTTAAAATGTCATATTAATTTAATACCAGTTAACTATGTACCTGAAAGAAATTATGTTCGTACACCAAAAGAGCAAATCAAACTATTTGAAGATACGCTTAAAAAGCACGGTGTTAATGTGACAACTAGAAGAGAACAAGGACATGATATTGATGCAGCGTGTGGCCAACTTCGAGCTAAGGAGCGTAAAGAGGAGACGAGGTGA
- a CDS encoding Stp1/IreP family PP2C-type Ser/Thr phosphatase — protein sequence MEHIFLTDRGKVRQHNEDSVGVFENETGILAIVADGMGGHLAGDVASQMTISTFKELWEQAPTINGPSDAEAWLTEKVKEVNKTVYEHSLTNSECQGMGTTIVGVLVTPNFATIGHIGDSRCYLLNNSGFKQVTQDHSLVNELVRSGQISKEDAEHHPRKNVLLRALGTEQTVDLDVRTIELEENDVLLLCSDGLSNKISDETLERELLHSKDLSHTANHLVQMANDNGGEDNISIIMLKKSTNKLGEEPC from the coding sequence TTGGAACACATTTTTTTGACTGATAGGGGAAAGGTTAGACAACATAACGAAGATAGTGTTGGCGTGTTTGAAAATGAAACGGGGATATTAGCAATAGTAGCAGATGGTATGGGTGGTCATTTGGCTGGAGATGTTGCAAGTCAAATGACAATCTCTACTTTTAAGGAATTATGGGAACAAGCCCCAACAATTAATGGACCAAGTGATGCTGAAGCTTGGTTAACCGAAAAAGTCAAAGAAGTGAATAAAACTGTTTATGAGCATTCTCTAACTAATTCGGAATGTCAAGGAATGGGCACAACAATAGTTGGAGTCTTGGTTACACCTAATTTTGCCACCATCGGTCATATCGGAGATAGTCGCTGCTACCTTTTAAATAACAGTGGCTTTAAGCAAGTTACCCAAGATCATTCACTTGTTAACGAATTGGTAAGATCAGGTCAAATTTCTAAGGAAGATGCAGAACATCATCCTCGTAAAAATGTTCTTTTAAGGGCACTTGGAACTGAACAAACGGTTGATCTTGATGTTAGAACAATTGAACTAGAGGAAAATGATGTGCTATTGCTTTGTTCTGATGGATTATCAAATAAAATATCTGACGAAACCTTGGAGCGTGAGTTACTTCATTCTAAAGATTTGTCTCATACGGCAAACCATTTAGTACAAATGGCAAATGATAATGGAGGGGAAGATAATATTTCCATTATCATGCTCAAAAAGTCGACAAATAAATTAGGTGAAGAACCGTGCTAA